The genomic stretch accagtctaccattggtgttgcaccttatgagatgctgtatggtaggaagtgtagatctcccattcattgggatgagacaggtgaaaggagatacttaggttctgaggcggttcagaggaccagtgaggctattgataagattagagctcggatgcttacttctcagagtagacagaagagctatgcagatcccaaacgcaggaacgtggagttccaggtaggagactatgtcttccttagggtctcgccatggaaaggggtgagaaggtttgggaagaaaggcaagctaagtcccaggtttgtaggtccatttgagatcctggagaggattggtcaagtggtttacaggctagctttgcctccggcgttgtcagccgtgcataatgtattccatgtatccgctcttcggaggtatgtatctgatgagagacatgtcttgagttatgaagatctggagcttgaaccagatctctcctttgaggagcagcctgttcagatacttgatcagaaggataaaatcctcaggaataagacgatacctttggttaaggtactgTGGAGGaccaacaaggtcgaggaggcgacctgggagctagagtctgatatgcggagtcagtatcccgagctgttcaggtaaatttcgaggacgaaatttctgtaaggaggggatagttgtaatgccccggattccctaatatggtcaatggctggattagtaggccgggagggccataactgtttaattatgccattaaatgtgtttatgcatgtttatgagaattatattatcatatgatgttaaatgcgtgcatgtgggtccacatttgtttacaggggtgttttggtaatttggcccgttgatggtataattgtatatttgtatgtgcgttaatgatatattgtgagaccacattataatgtggattggttcgagtatttcgacatgagacgatctttaaacatgatttatggtttggtcataacaggtttgagctcggggctcggggtgagtctcggggtgatgttaaaggttatagcgttaccggggattttagggtaacgggttatgaattgttgatgtttgaggatattgagattagcgggaattgggaagcgtttattataattaacgggtttagcggaatgtaccaattttgcccttgagttggtttaaGAGGCTTTGGGTGGCATAAGGGCATTTCGGTCATTTTAGTGAGGATTTATATAAGGTTTAGTGGCTGAAGGCTGTAGAACAAATAGAGTAAAAAAAACAGAGTTTGCCTCTTCCATTCCCGTACATCCTCCTTGCTCCATCTCCTTCATTGCTTCTTTGggagttttgtgttcttggtgataattcaagctagaggaacttaagggctggattggagacttggtttagcttgtaagggaggTTCAAAACCAGTtccaaggtgagttttagccactGGTTTTATACATGCTTTGTTTTTCgttttagttttcaattcatggtttttgatgtggggagtgagaatcaaagggggtttttgtgttgttttgattggggtttgatgagggtgagctgtgggtgttatttgggggtttaattgagtgtttggaggaggtttggagttggttcgaagggttagttccaagggaaaacgcaggggcggtttgctggtgcgttgctggttttaGGCTGAAAAGgcataatgagccgcggcctgtctatggcgtgccgcggcctgagaTGGCTGGAAATGTGAAAATGgccctgtcaggagggtgagccgcggcatggctctggtgagccgcgacccatcagggcagatttagcCAAAggcatgtttttagcttggggattcaaaccttaggcctcggggttgaacctagtacctagttgagttatgtttgatgtcccggaggctagatcttgttttgggaacccttagttatcatttttattgatgaatcctatattttggttatgaccaggtgaccgtcaaggaatttaaaggttgatcgttctcaggggtcgttcatattataattctcactcgaaccagaggtaagaaaacagcgtatgaatacagttgcaccctgtaaaggtatatgacatgcatggtttgatattgaggcatgttggttgatttatgtggacatggattgcatgttaaatgctagtgaacgctgatttcctgtttgagacactgactagtcagggaccgactctaaagtcgatgatcacgcattgaatggctctatggcattaatgcgggaccgaccctaaggtcgaagaacttataagcgcttgcctggtctacgaccagatgactatagccaaggtatatgaccccggtgaccgtttgtcacatggctaggggacgttgtccatagtttcgactctggagtcgtgaggaaggttatgttggtgactaatcaccatagacctgtcctgaacaagcttatgaaagaatcacttatcagttaagccctggtgaccctatcgtcacatggctagagggagcgatgctcattatcgtGACTTTTGGcaattgtcacctatttgttggactgatagtcctgaatggttattatgatcgttgttgatattatatcatgttttattgtgttttcttgctgggccttggctcatgggtgctatgtggtgcaggtaaaggaaaggaaaagcttggccagccttgagtggagagcttgggcgatgtgatgtacatacagggccgcttgaccgccacggtcaaggagttctcagagggactaggggtttaccctatttttgccgcttaggccggcggagtttgtatatttggaactgtagcaactcttttgtaacttgaactacttgtaaacattttaaaaggctcatgagctgtttatttatttaatgaaatgtaccctttcctttttattgattttcaccttaacctgttaatagtacctagatcacgtttttaaccaaaggactcgggtagcgagtcaaatttccggttcaccgtaactattctggggtaaccagggcgttacagttaacaatagacatgattaaggctttggccctgttaatgagcatgattataattattttGGTGAATGTCTGGTTAAGTACACtaaaatgcgcatgattatggttatgcctatgtatgttgttgagtgtattataatacattgtatTTGTATCTATGTATGATAATGAAATAGGTGATTGTCCGTTGTGATTAGAAAGCTCGATTTATAAACCAAGGAATTATTAGGATGTTAGTTGAGATTAACTTATTAGTCGAGGTTACGTTGGACTTTGAGAGACTCGACTTATAAATCGAGGGTCCTAAAGTTtggacttataagtcgaaggcttgtaaggctcgacttatgagtcgaggatcaGTTGGACTCGGCTTATGAGCTGAGAATGGCATTGTGCACATGGAGTgtgggccaccatggctgggccacccggGTGTGCggcatgcacttgactggctcggattcCATACGAATAAGAAGGAGTGCGATACGCACTTGTGTAATCCTGTGGTGGTTAATTTGTATATTTGGTTGGGAAAGTTCAGCTTCTAAGTTGAAGGTTTGTCTGTGTTATCTGATAAAGGGCCTGGCTTAATAGTCATGGTTATAACATGCTCTACAGGTTCGACTTATCAATCGAAGGTTAAAggattcgacttatcagtcgaagattgaaaagacttgacttatcaatTAAAGGATGAAAGGATTCGACTTATCGGTCGAAGGTTTAAGGAACTCAACTTATTAGTCGAAGATTACGGATCTGACTCATCAGTCTGAGGTTACAAATGCAACTTACCAGTCGAAAAacaaagacttgacttattagtcaaaggtaaAGTACTCGACATATCAGTTGAAAGTTAAAGGACTCGGCTTGTCAGTTGAATTTTAAAggaattgacttactagtcaaaggTTGATGCACCCATCTTATTAGTCGAGAGTTTAAGGGCACGACCCAGGAGTTGAGGGTGGCGGTAACGTGCCAAACGTTGACCGATAGGGTTAAGCCATTCCAGAAGCGAGGTATATGCTTGAATGCTTCTAAGGTTGCCGAAAATGTTAAGATCACACCCTCTTGGCCAGCTTTAGGGTCGATTGTATGAAAGATGGAGATGGGCTCTTGTGTGGCTCTGtagtgtaatgccccacgtcactatggatgcttcctgaaatgacgactagccctacaaaccaacacgagtctttccaacgtgctttgtcctcactcgcatgctttttgggaaaacttcccaagaggtcacccatcttgagattactccaggtcaatcacgcttaactttggagttatcaagtcatgggctaccgaaaagaaaatgcttcttgttggcataggtagtattcatcaatccatttaagccctcttcaactgtgtagtcccatacctacacagtcttagaatcatcacactttacCTTCCCCAggaggtgtgggattgcacaactttacccagtctttcccctcaCGGATCACGGAATTCTGACTATCACATGTAGCCACTCAACTAAGTCAATTACATGCATTAGTAGGATTATTGTTACTAGGCATGTTAGTTGTAAATTTATGATATACCAATGTACTGCTTATaagtatgattatgttttcttgctgagccttggcttacgggtgctagttggtgcaggtaaagaagGAAAgattggatcaaccatgagttggagagcttcaggggtggagtgtacatatgcggcctgcttgtCTGCCATGGCCGAGGTTGTCAGttagaactagggttgaaccctgatttTTCCGCGTAGGTTGGCTGTTGTATTTATTTTTGGGTTGTAACTATTTTTAAGTACAACGAAATTCCATGCATggaagttaaacatttttaataaaattgtttactttgattgaaatttttagtacctaaacctatAGTTAGTTTAATCACACGGTTTAaactcaaatgactcgtttagcgagttaagcactttttaaactacacagtgtaaccgtccttattaggagggcgttacaccGAGCCTCCATCGCCACCCTCCCCGAAAACCACCACCCATCGGCACCCCACCACCCCGAGCCATTGCCgcctcctccttctccaatcTGTCGGGCTAAGGTAAGTctattttacttttgtattttatttttttagtgtttctTATGTATTGAATTTTTTTCTATGCAGTCCTTGAGCCTTGCCGACCCCGAGCCACAACCAAAGTAGAGCCACTGCTGACCCCGAGCTGATGTTGATCCactgtaatatatatttttcatttacaatttataagttatttttataatatatatttttagtatttattaaaaaattagttttgtaaaataaaaaaaatagatttgaatatatattttttattttaaggttttttatgtatattaaaaatataGATTGGATtattatactttatttttttatattaaatattatttgtttacaaatatttactaaataaattattttgatgttATTGAAAAAAAcatatttgatatatgttattaattttggtttatttTGTGCATGCTCTGAGAATAttctatatatttttgtgtgtagtttgcaggttttataaaattttgggatagtctaaaatatagttgttatgctgTCCAAATTTTGTTAGATTTAGGAAAATTgacattaagtataaaaaataataattaaattttaagtaACTTTAATGTTTATTTTGCAGTAAATTCATGACAATATGAAGGAAAATTAGAACCTAAAAAAGTATAccactaaacttgagagtcgtcaacggcgtcaagatgtactgctcagtgctttgttgaggCAGGTTGGTGTATTGACTCTtggttttactgtcgacttaccaAAAGAGGATCCGGACAAGGACGATGATCCAGGTGACGATGATGCTCACtggggcggggatgatgaggaaGACAGTATCCATTTGtaaaacttttttatttatttaaagtttaattaattagagatttaatttacttaactacttttatattttcatgtttagtagagacaattaacattaatagttataaaataatttttatttatttataaccgtttaatatttattttatttctaattaaattaaaaaatattactaaaaaaattaaataattattaattttttaatttaaaaaatccttTTGCCGGCATAAAATTGCATCGgcaaaaattattataataaaaaataaataaaaaattccaACGCAATTATACGTTGATAAAAATCTCCACCTTTATCGGCGCTAAAACGCGCCACTAAAAAACCTATCTTTTACTGGCGTAATTTTGCGTCGCTAAAACACTAGCTTTTGTCGGTGCAAAGGTGTTTTTCACAATTTGTGGCAAAGAATTTCGTCGGTGCATCTATATTTTTCTCAGCGCCATTTTGTGTACCAGCGCACTACATTTTCCGCCTGCAAAAGTTCTATTGGTTAAGAATTTTCGCCGTCACCTTTTGCTGACACAAAAACGCTTCGGCAAAACCCAAAGGACTTTTAGTGGTGCAAATCTTTACTTTTTCCGGTGTAAAAATGCGTCGCCAAAAGTAACAAATTTTGTGGTGAATTAATTAAGGTGTTGGACCACTCAAGACCACTCAACAATGCGAGGTGGAGAGAAAGCACCATCTCATATAAGAGATTCGTACATGTCGGAGACTATTTTATGTGAGTGTATACTTACCTcaagcttcttttttttttttttttaatctttcgAATGTGTAATACTTCTTAGTGTGCATTTTCCACGTGTAGTAAATAAAGGAGTAATCGAAATTCAAAACATGCATCTTATTATTTAAGCTGTCGAAAGCAATGACCTTCTTCGATGGATGTGAAGTGTAGATTGACAATAACACGAACAACACATCAATAATAGTAAATATATGATATCGCAACAGAAaactttgttattgttttaaaaaaacaaaaatgtaGGACGAAAATTATTAGTGGTGTGGGGTTCATGGATTTGAAAAGCACAAACTCTTGACCTTGACGTACATTGTATTTGGATGAATATGGGGACTATCATCACGTAAAGACCTTTATACCCCACTTGTGTTATTCTtgttcatatatatatgtatatgtatatatataaagctTCTAGAGCAGAGAAATAAATGAACTTGAAAACCAACTCTATAAATCACATTAAGAAGTGGATACTACTGCACCCATAGCTGCGTCAATTATAAATATCTTTCTTGATACGTATCAATAAACTGTATGATGGTGATTAAAAGTGATATAGGCTTGAATACTTATCACAAATAATATATatgcttaaataaataaatgtataattatcttattaaatgacgaattttcttcacaaataagtTATTTAAGACTCGGATGTTTTcacttacttttttttttgtgttcccaaataatattgtttaaaaaaaagTATAGGTATATATGTTCATATTGCCAACACAATCATACAAAATACACTTAATTCAAAATAAGACTTTTCTTCTTTTAATTGCCGATTATAGAGGTAATAAAAGGTAATAAGATTTAAAATGATATTATCTTAAATGTTTCTATAGTTAGAAAAAGTAGAGATGTTTCTTGAAATGACAACATGTCATAATTAAGATAAGATATATTATTATTTCGCTTAATTAACTTTGAAGTAATATGCTTTTCGTGGATGTTAATCAAAACAAAAGCACcaataatttgaataaataattaatgttTAAGATTGAAGCCTCACAACTACaaaagatattaaaaaaaaatcataaaaaaatatttttagacaAATGGTTTCCGGTAAAgcaaacaaaagaagaagaaaagagaagaaagaaagttgGAAAGAATAAAACATGTTTCTTAATAAAGAAAGTtggaaatttatatatttttttattttctaaaactatcttcttccttttttagtaatttaagaaaaaaaattctggTAAAACCCTTAAAAAAGAGATGCATATCAGGGTACTTCTTTCTGTTCTAGTACCTAAACAAATTCTTTCATAAATTTGGTTAGAGATTTTTTTTTGTCAATACTTATAATTGTAAATTTTTAAAAGTTTGACTCTATttcagttttaatttttttagaaaaaaaatcttaatttattaattcaatcCAAATAAAATCTTAgaatgtcaaaattataattcaaacactatatacaaataagtaaaaaaaaaaaaaaagtaaacaacCCTGTAATAATATATTATCCTATACTATatattcaaaacttaagaaaaataCATTTATGATCCGACATGCAACGAAATTTTTTGTACTAAAACCAACGATAATAGACTAATTAGGCTATGTGGGCCGATTTGTGACTCATCCATGAcaaaaattttaattacaaatttttctaatatgatttattttttaagatAAAAAATTTGTGATCTATCTGTGGCCTTGACCAGAGTAGGGTCTGGTCTAGAGGAAGGGGTACCCTAAACTCAATAATTGTATtttaaatcatacatatttaatattttaaattcaaatataattaataaattttaattaatttaattaattatattaattccaaatttaaatttaattacatataattaataattaacaaaattttatctattaaatctaaagtataaatatatataattttaaaatatataatactaTAAAATAAAACTGAAGTATTTGCAAAAATATATGATACCTTATTTTTTTAAGATAAAATATTTGTGATCTATCTGTGGCCTTGACGAGAGTAGGGTCTGGTCCTGAGGAAGTGGTCGAAAATTAACGTTGATTCGCAGAAATGGGGAGTTTGGACTGTGGTCTGTGGTGAGTGGGCCCTGTGTGTACGAACGGAGATCTCACCATTCATCCAGACTATCAATCATTTCACACGTGTTTCTCACGTGACTTAAAAATATCACAGGACTGTTCTCGTTTGAGACCATGATACTGATATATATCTATATGTGAACCTTACGTGTACATATTAAATTGTGATTTTACCATTTACGGAGTTCAATTACATTATTTTTAATGACATTAATAGTAaagttttataatatttattaaaattttaataatatctgataatatttatttaattctaTACCTAATTACATAAATACTGGACTTTCTGCTCATTCTCCGTATTTATAGTAAACTCTCATGGACGTCTTTTCAAGTTCATGTGGatgtatattatatttttaaataatttttagcAACAGCTATTTATGAGTTAGAGCAGTCTAAATCATCAGTCTGAGACAAAAGATGAGTAGTTAATAAGAAATTTTTAGGTTTAAATACCCAATAAGACTTCTCTTTTAATTCCATTTTCAGCCATAGTTTCTCtggctctctctttttctctctctcaatcAGTTCTTAGCCTATagaattgtttttctttttgtttgttaAAATTCGAAGAAATaaagtgtaattaaaatataTGATAATGGCAGAGCTTATGTCTCCTTGTTCTTCTACATCTGTGTCTGTTAGTCAAGAAATAGCCATGATGACACTCCAACAACGGCTCCAGTTCATAGTCCAAACCCGACCCGAATGGTGGGTGTACTCTATCTTCTGGCAAGCTTACAAAGACGACAACAACGGCGTCGTTTTATCCTGGAGCGACGGCCATTTCCGCGGCCTAAAAAGCAAAAGCAGCGGCGGAAGCCAAAAAGACGAGGCGACCACGTTCGGGTTCGATTTCGAGATCATGACGAGGAAGAAAGATAGTCCGCATACCATTCCTGCTTTCCCCGAAGAAGAAGAAGTTATGGATGTTGACGGAGGCGGCGGCGGCACTGACATCGGGTGGTTCTACACGATGTCGATCGCTCGCCAGTTCGCCGCCGGAATCCTTTGCCGAGCTTTCACCACCGAGGAGTACATTTGGCTCAGCGGTAGCCAGAGTTTTCAGTTCTTCGGTTGCGACCGTGCTAAGGAGGCTCGCATGCATGGTGTCCAAACCCTTGTTTGCATCGCCACTCCTAGTGGGGTGCTCGAACTTGGCTCTTCTGATCTAATCAAGGAAGATTGGAGTTTGGTACAGTTGATCAAATCCCTATTTGGTAGCAACAATAATTGTAATAGTATGGTACGGAGGATCCATGGTAATCATCATAACGATCACAATCATCATCATAATCAGGCCCCAATCTCGGTTAGGAATATTCCATTTCTCGACACGGGAGTCCCTTCTTCCCCTTCCGGCGCTAAAACCGAGTCAACTCATCTATTGTTACAAAAGCAAACAGAAGCTTTTGCAGCCATGAATAATGGTACTGGTACGGGGACCGGATCTGGATCTTCATCGGACTCGGGGCGTTATGATTCAGATGCACATTGTGCTCCTTCCAACAGTGCTGGCGGCCGAGGACACTGTGGCGGAAGTCGCAGCAGCCAGTTTCCGAAGAAGAGAGGGAGAAAACCTGTGGCGATAGATCAATCGCCGATGCCTGTTAACCATGTCGAAGCGGAGAGGCAACGCCGGGAGAAGCTTAACCACAGATTCTACGCTCTTCGATCTGTGGTCCCAAACGTATCGAAGATGGACAAGGCTTCTCTGCTCGCTGACGCGGTCGTCTACATCAACGAGCTCAAGGCAAAGGTTGAAGAACTCGAAGCCAAATTAGTACTCGAAACTCAGTCCAACAAGTACCACCACACCATGAGGCCGAAGAAGAACACTTTAGGTTGTCTGAATAACAGTTCTAGTACTAGTAACACTAACAACACTACA from Humulus lupulus chromosome 5, drHumLupu1.1, whole genome shotgun sequence encodes the following:
- the LOC133778702 gene encoding transcription factor bHLH14-like gives rise to the protein MIMAELMSPCSSTSVSVSQEIAMMTLQQRLQFIVQTRPEWWVYSIFWQAYKDDNNGVVLSWSDGHFRGLKSKSSGGSQKDEATTFGFDFEIMTRKKDSPHTIPAFPEEEEVMDVDGGGGGTDIGWFYTMSIARQFAAGILCRAFTTEEYIWLSGSQSFQFFGCDRAKEARMHGVQTLVCIATPSGVLELGSSDLIKEDWSLVQLIKSLFGSNNNCNSMVRRIHGNHHNDHNHHHNQAPISVRNIPFLDTGVPSSPSGAKTESTHLLLQKQTEAFAAMNNGTGTGTGSGSSSDSGRYDSDAHCAPSNSAGGRGHCGGSRSSQFPKKRGRKPVAIDQSPMPVNHVEAERQRREKLNHRFYALRSVVPNVSKMDKASLLADAVVYINELKAKVEELEAKLVLETQSNKYHHTMRPKKNTLGCLNNSSSTSNTNNTTNKIDYYSSKLSSSVEQNRQISSYGSMAVAGGVGVAGVNYNIDVDVKMLGSVVMIRVQSPDVNYPSARLMNALRDLEFQIIHVSISSVKELLFQDVLVRVVPDRLSSDEAIRSAIVRIMQSS